The Streptomyces sp. NBC_00162 sequence AGAGGACGTCGATGCGGCGGCGGGCGAGGCAGACGAGGGCTGCGACGTGGTGTTTTCCCTCTCGTCGTTTCCTGTCGTAGTAGGCGCGTGAGTCCGGCTGTGAGAGGGAGGCGAATGCGGCGAGGTAGAAGGCGCGCTTGAGCTGCCGGTTGCCTCGCCTGGACGGGTGTTCACTGCGGATGGACGAGCCGGATCTGCGGGTGGCGGGCGCGAGGCCTGCGTAGGCGGCCAGGTGCCCGGCGGTGGAGAAGCCGCTGCCGTCACCGACGTCGACGAGGATGCGGGCCGCGGTCCTGACCCCGATGCCGGGCATCGAGATCAGGACCTGGGAAAGAGGGTGGGCCTCCAGCAGTTCCTCGATCCTGCTGGCCAGGAGCTTGCGCTGGTCGAGTACTGCGGCCAGCGAGCCGGCGAGGCTGGGAATGATCAAGGATGCGGCCTCGGTGCCGGGAACGATGACGGTCTGCTCGTCCAGTGCGGTGAAGATGTCCTCAACGAGACGTTCGGCCATGCGCGGTGCTTTGGGCCGCAGCATCGTTGTCAGGCGCCGCCTGCCGGCCTTCCTCAACTGAGAGGGCGATCCGTAACGTTCCAGCAGGATCAGGACCGCCGGATGATCCAGACGAGGGCCCAGGACCCGCTCGAGCGAGGGATGGATCTGGGTGAGGAGGCCGCGCATGCGGTTCTTGACCCGGGTCACCTCGCCGGCGAGGTCGTCGTCGAAACCAATGATCATGTTCAGCTCGGCGACCGTTTCGTCATCCGGAGCCAGGTCGCGCAGGGTGTGCGGCATCGTCCGGGCGGCATCCGCGATGATCGCCGCGTCACGAGCGTCGGTCTTCGACTCACCTGGATACAGATCGGCGATCCGCCGCATCGTCAGCCCTGGAAGGTAGGCCACGCGGCAGCCCGCGTCGCGGGCAACGGCCAGCGGCAGAGCCCCGATCGAGGCCGGCTGGTCCACTACGACCAGCACGGTTCCGTGCCTGGCCTGCAGTTTCGTAAACAGCTCCCGCAACCGCGGTTCACTGTTCGGCAGCGGTTTGTCGAACACTCTCTTGCCCGCCGGGGTGATGGCCGTGCCGTGATGCTCACCCTTGCCGACGTCCAGGCCGAGGTAGACATCGATCTCGCCCTCGTGGTGCATAACCCCTCCCCAGCAGACCCTTCCCAGCCTCCGCTGCGGCATCAGCGTGCCGGCATCCACGTTACGAAGGCCTGCTTCACCTCGACGAGCAAGGTGAGCGGTCATGCCCCTGATCAGCGGTCTGCCAATGCCTCCCGGCCCGGTGACACCACTTTTTCGACCATGATCGACAAGGGGCTCAAGTCATACCGGACCCGGAGACCGGGAACCCCATTGCGGGGCCACGAAGAAGGTAACTGTGATAGTCGACCTGCGGCCCGGGTTGGGTTGCTGCCAGGCTGGCGTTGGCGTTCCGGCATGACCCAGAACGGTAACTGGCGGCTCGTCAGAGCTTGCCGTGCCCCCGAGATGTCTGCCGGACGTCGACGTCGGCCTGGCCCACCCCGTTGGCCTGATCAGCAGCTTGTCCGCCATCTCGACGTGACTCATCACAGTTCTGCCACGCGGTGACTCCACCCAGGCCGGCGTCGACCACGGTCGTCCAGCCCTCGAAGGAGAACAACCGCGTGACCATGCTCGCAGAACACGTCGACGGCGTCATCGGCGTCGATACTCACCGAGACACTCTTGCCGCCGCGGCCGTCAGCCCCATCGGCGCCGTCCTGGCCAGCACCGATTCGCCGGCCAACGCCCGGGGTTACCAGCTGCTGCTGGACTTCGCCCACCAGCACGTTCCCGGCCGCCGCTGCTGGGCTCTGGAAGGGACAGGCTCATACGGCGCCGGACTTGCCGCCTTCCTGGACGCGGCTGGCGAAAGCGTCGTCGAGGTGTGCCGGCCCAAGCGTCCAGTCATCCGGGGCGGACGCAAGACCGACATGCTTGACGCCGTCCGCGCAGCCAGGGAGGCTCTGGCCACCGAACACCTCATCCACCCACGACGCCGCGGTGAACGCGAGGCGCTTCGCGTCCTTCTCACCACCCGCCAGAGCGCCGTCCTCGCCAGCACGGCTGCGATCAACCTGCTCAAGGCTCTGATCATCTCGGCGCCCGACGAGCTCCGCGTCGAACTCCGAGGCTTGAAAAGCAAGGACCAGGTAGCTCACTGCGCGAAGCTCCGGGACCGGCCGACCCAGAGCATCGAACACCGTATGACCGTTCGTGCACTGCGAAGTGCCGGTCAGCGGATCGAAGCCCTGCGTTCTGAAGCGAAGGAACTCGAGCTGGAACTCCTCGCGCTCGTTCGCACCGTCGCTCCCGAACTGCTCGCGCTGCAGGGCATCGGGCCCATCAGTGCCGCTCAGATCTTGATCAGCTGGTCGCACGCCGGGCGCTTCCGGTCAGAGGCAGCGTTCGCGGCCTTCGCAGGCGTCGCTCCAATCCCCGCTTCGTCAGGCCTGACCAACCGGCACAGGATCAACCGCAGCGGAGACCGACAGCTCAACCGGGCCCTCCATACGATCACCTTGATCCGCATCCGTCTCGATCCGATCACCCGTGCCTACGTTGCCCGCCGAATCAGCGAGGGGAAGACCGCGAGGGACGCCCAACGCTGCCTCAAGCGCGCCATCTGCCGACAGCTCTTCAAGCTCCTCGAACGCGGAGACCAGCGCACACGGCGAATCACCGCTGATGATCTCCCTCAAGCAGCTTGACTTGATATAGCAGCCTCGGGGGCGAACTCACAGGTCCGAGTCCCGTGGACCGGGGCAAGTCAGGTTCCAAGATGCACGTCCTGTCGGACGCGGATGGACTGCCCCTACGCGTCGGACTCTCCGCGGCGAACACCCACGACAGCCTCGGGCTGAAGCCGATGCTGTCTCATTTCCACATGGGACACGAATCCCACGCAGCCGATTCCAAGCCGACACGACTCCACGCGGACAAGGCCTACGACATCCCCCACCTGCGGCGATGGCTCTGGGGCAAGCGGATCGGGGTCCGCATCGCCCGCAAGGGCATCGAGTCCAGCGAACGATTGGGTCGCCGCCGGTGGGTGATCGAGCGGACGATGTCCTGGCTTACCGGCTACCGCCGGCTCAACCACCGCTATGAGCGGAACCCCGGCAACTACCTGGCCTTTCTCGGCCTGGCCGCAGCCATCTGCTGCTACAAACGCTTCCTCAACCTCACCATGTAGGACACGGTCTTAGAGGTCCTAACAAAGGCGTTGGACGTGGCGGTGGGTGATGAGGCAGGTGGCGAGGCCGAGGAAGGCCTCGTGGATGTCGTCGCGTCGTTCCCACCGGATTCGTAGCCGGCGGAAGCCGTGGAGCCAAGCGATGGTCCGTTCCACGACCCACCGGTAGACGCCGAGGCCGGAGCCGTGCGGGACACCTCGGCGGGCGATCACCGGTTTGACGCCCAGCGCCCAGACGAGACGGCGGTATTTGTCGTGGTCGTAGCCGCGGTCACCGAGCAGGGTGTCGGGTCGGTTGCGTGGCCGTCCGACCAGGCCGGCGACCGATGGGATCTTCTTCAGCAGGGGTATCAGCTGGGTGACGTCGTTGCGGTTCCCGCCGGTCAGCGAGACGGCGAGCGGGATGCCCTGGCCGTCGACGATGAGGTGGTGCTTGCTGCCCGGACGTGCGCGGTCGACCGGGCTGGGCCCGCTTTTGGGCCCCGTCGAGCGGCCCGGACGTGGGAGGAGTCGATCACCGCCCTCGACCAGTCCAGCTTCTTCGCGATCCGCAGCTTCTTCAGCAGCACCAGGTGCAGTTGGTCCCAGACGCCGGCGTCGTTCCATGCGGCCAGGCGCCGCCAGCAGGTCATGCCTGATCCGAAGCCCAGCTCCTGCGGCAGGTACTCCCACTGGATCCCGGTATGCAGTACGAACAGGATCCCGCAGAGGGCCTGCCGGTCCGGCACCCGAGGGCGTCCCTCCACCTGTTTCGGCGCCGGCGCAGGCAGCAACGGCTCGATGAGCGACCACAGTTCATCCGACACGATCCATGGCCGCGACTGACGTTTCCCCACGGCCAGACCAACGACCATCCGAACCGAAAGTCACATGATCAACAGCTTCTGTTAGGGCCTCTTAGAACTCCTAACGAAATGATCTTCGAGGTGGTTGGATCACTCCAGGAGCGCTGATCCGGGGGTGTGGGGTGGCTCGGCCGAAACCGTGGGAAGTCGATGACGAGTTCTGGGCGGTGATCGAGCCGCTGCTGCCCAAGGTGGAGCGTCGGCCTCGGCATCCGGGTCGCAAGCGGCATCCGGACCGGCTGGTGTTCCAAGGCATCCTGCTCGTGCTGCACACGGGGATCGCCTGGGAACACCTGCCGCAGGAACTCGGCTTCGGCTCGGGCATGACGTGCTGGCGCCGCCTGGCCGAGTGGACCGAGGCCGGCGTGTGGCCCCGGCTCCACGAGGAACTCTTGGCCAAGCTGCGCGGGGCGAACGCCCTGGACTTCTCCCTGGCTGCGGTCGACGGCTCCCACATCCGAGCGTTAAAGGGGGTCCAAGACCGGACGAAGCCCAGTTGACCGGGGCAGAACGGGTAGCAAGCACCACCTGATCACCGATGCCACCGGCATCCCGCTTGCCGTCACCCTGACCGGCGGCAACCGCAACGACGTCACCCAGCTGATCCCACTCCTCCAGGCCGTGCCACCCGTGCGGGGCAAGCGCGGCAGGCCCCGGCGCCGCCCCGACGTCGTGCTCGGCGATCGTGGCTACGACCACGACAAGTACCGCCGCCTGGTCTGGGGCCTCGGAGTAAAACCACGGATCGCCCGCCGCGGCACCGAACACGGCTCCGGACTCGGCACCCAACGCTGGGTTGTTGAACGTGCCTTCGCCCACCTGCACTGGTTCCGCCGCCTGCGGATCCGCTGGGAGATCCGGGACGACATCCACGAAGCCTTCCTCAGCCTCGCCTGCAGTCTCATCTGCTGGCGCAGGTTGAAGGCACTGCTGCTGTCCTAGCTCTCGGTGTCCGGGGCACCCCGAAAACCACGGTCCTCGATGACTGCGAAGGCTTGCTCAGCGCTGGCAGTCCACACATCGATCCGAGCATGGGACGACCTGATGGCGTTGATCAGCTCCTCCACCACGTCAAACTTCCGCTGGTGGACGTTCAGCCTTAGATCCTGCATCGACACCTCGCTGTACGGCATGCTCAGTTGCCACCAGAACCGCATGAGGTAACGACACTCCTGTGGATCACGGTCATCTGCCAGGCGATCATGAATGACCGCCCGGACTCGCCGTCTCTGTTCGTCGTCACGAAAGCCGTTGCTGAGGTCAGTCAGGGTCACGCCCGGACACTAGCAACCACGTGCACCACCCATCACAGGGGCCGTGAAGACGCCGAGCGAGTCATTCTGTTAGGACCTCTTAGACCTTTGAGGTTTGATCGGTCTCGTTCGATGAGGCCAGTTCTGCAGATGACCCCGTGCGCCGACGGGCGTTCCTGGACCTGGATCCCGTCGACGACGATGCCCTCGGCCTCAGGCCACACCAGATCCCACAACCCGCGCTGTGACCCAGAGCCCCGTACGTGCACGACACCCGTCGCCACAGCCCACTGAGCGCCGCAGCGATCTGACCAGGCCGACTTCGAGCGCAGCGTATTTCTACGGATCAGTAGCCCTACAGAAGGGTGTCCACGCGAGCGGTCCGGTGAGGTCGACGTCCGACTCGTACTGGGCCGGTCGCCGATCGTGTCCCAGTCCAGGCGGGTACCGAGCCGGGCTGCGCCATCCGCACGCGCACACCGCCCGGACGTCCTCGGCGCGAGGGCGGCCGCGCTGGCCGTGGTAGACCGACCAGTGCGTGGTCGACGGGCTGCCGACGGGCGGTCCGGCATCGGCAGCCAGCGGCGCCGAGCAGTTCCAGGCCCGCACGTTCATGCTCGCCCCTTCCGCCGCGGTCCCGTCTCTCGAGGAGCTCAGGGCTGGCAGCGGGGCTCAGCTGCTATACGGTGCCGATTCCCAGGGCCAGGCGCCTACGACACCGCGGAAGGTGGTCGGCCCGGCGGCCTCGTACGGCCTCAAGGCGACGACCCCGGCCGCCGTTGCCTCCGGGCGGCAGGCCGTGGCGGCATCTGCATCGTCACCCTGAAGCTTCAGTTCTCGTGAACACTGCGACGCACTCCCTGGCCGAGTGCGCCTCCCCAACCGACGTCGAATTGCTGCTCCTTCTCGTGGACAGAGCCAGCCTGAGCTAGAGCGACTCCGAGGTGCCAGCCGGGATGGGATGGGTGGGAGGTCAGGGCTGGAGGTAGCTGCTGACGTAGCTGCGGGCCGCGGCCTCGCTTGTGCCAAGCGCGGCCGCCACCTGCTCGATCGGTACATCCCCGGCGACGACCTCGCCTGCCGCGTCCTGGCCGACCTGGGCGATGACGTAGCGCAGGTCGGCCAAAGCCTTCAACGCGACCAGCGGCTCCTCGGCGGCCAGGCCGTCAAGCCGGCGGACGAGTTCGGTCAGGAGCTCCGTGAGCTCCGCAGGGAGTTGGACGGCCGCGTCCCGGATCACCGACAGATGCGCGCCGTAGTCCGCGACCGGCCCGGACACGTCGACGTCCGCCTCGTATAGCGGCTTGTCCCTCGCGAGCATGGCCCAGTCGAGCGGGTACTCGGCCATCCCCCGCCAGCCACACGAGCAACTCCCCCGCAAGACTGCGGCCCGGGGCCGGCCGAGGCCTGGCTCCGTCCAGAGCCGTAAAGCCGACCAGCCTTTGCTGTTCTCCCCACCCGAACCGAACCGATCTTCCGGACTACGTGCGTTGAGCTACCCATCGCTGGAACTCACGGTGCCGGAACTGGTAGGCGCCACCAGAGGTACGCAGCAAACCGCCCTCGTGCGACCACCGCAAGAACCGCCCAAGCCGATATGGGAGCCGACCGCGCAGGCACAGGAGGAACACCAGGTACCTCCGACCGCCGCCGAAGTCCACCACCCAGCGCAGGGCCGCCGCCATCAGGCCAAACGTCAGCGCGTCGAAGGCCGGCGCAGAGGAGAGCACCAGCACGTCTGAGAAGGACAGTACCCACCGGGCCACCGCCATAGAGAGCCCAGCGACGACGAACACGAGGCACCCGTATAGAAGATCGCCCCTCAGCACGTGGCGCCACCTCACGGCCGCGTTGACATCAGGCGGATACGTGCCGGTGAAGGTATGAGTGACGCCCGATCCGCGCACGATCTTCAAGCCTAGGAGGACCGACCAGAACATGGCGAGAGCGGGCAGAAACGAGACAAGCGAACCAAGGCCCAGTCCGTCGGCGAGCCACGCGACGGGAAGGGCGGCCAGCCCGCCCAGCCCGCCGAGTACGAGCCCCACTGGCACGGTGTCGACGACCAGGTGCAGCGTCGTCCCCGAGAACACCCGCCCCCAGGGCGCGCACATCGGGAAGTCGCCCCCCTGCCGCGAGACGTCCCACGCCACCAGCACGGCACCGAGCCCGGCAGCGGCGAACAGCCAGGGCTCCGGTCTCTCTCTGACGAGCATCAAAGGCAGCACGAGCCCAAGGAAGACGAGGGCAGCCGCCACAGCGTCGGTGTAGCGCACGCGGTCGACGCCCGCGATTGGCCAGAGCCGGGGCCGGTGAATGTCGACGCGCTCCCCAGCGGGTGGCCCGTCGCGCAGATGGCAGGCGATCACTGCGAGCCAGCCCCGGACCCGCTCGGCGTGATACCGCGACGGGCGGAGGTCCACAACGGCTGGGATGAACAGGGAGAGCAGGTGGTCCTTGAGGGCTGGCGCCGTGGCGTGGGCGAAGAGTTCCGATGGGTCACCGCGCCGGTGGTAAACGGCCTTGACGAGGAAGAGCCACCACGGCGTCGCTAGGGTCTCGCGAAGCAACTCGGACGCGGGTAGACCGCGGGTAAACCTCTGCCAGCGCTCCTCGTCCTTGAACACCGTGGTCAGATGCGCTGCCACATGCTCGTGGTCCAGAGGGTCGATGTCGACGCCGACCGCGTGCTCCAGACGCTTCAGCCGTGGCAGGGCGTCGTAGTGAGCGGTGCGGCACAGCAGGACCAGTGGAAACTCCGACACCGTGTCCCCGTGGTCGCTGAGCAGGCTCAACGCGGCCAGCGCGCGCGGGGCTTCGGGATCCGGCAGCTGTTGCCCATCCGGCCCGTACAGTGGATTGCCGTCGTTGTCGGTGCGGCCTGGGTCCATCTCGTCCAAGCCATCGAGGACGGGCAGTACGAGCCCGTTACC is a genomic window containing:
- a CDS encoding IS110 family transposase, which gives rise to MHHEGEIDVYLGLDVGKGEHHGTAITPAGKRVFDKPLPNSEPRLRELFTKLQARHGTVLVVVDQPASIGALPLAVARDAGCRVAYLPGLTMRRIADLYPGESKTDARDAAIIADAARTMPHTLRDLAPDDETVAELNMIIGFDDDLAGEVTRVKNRMRGLLTQIHPSLERVLGPRLDHPAVLILLERYGSPSQLRKAGRRRLTTMLRPKAPRMAERLVEDIFTALDEQTVIVPGTEAASLIIPSLAGSLAAVLDQRKLLASRIEELLEAHPLSQVLISMPGIGVRTAARILVDVGDGSGFSTAGHLAAYAGLAPATRRSGSSIRSEHPSRRGNRQLKRAFYLAAFASLSQPDSRAYYDRKRREGKHHVAALVCLARRRIDVLFAMLRDGTFYQPPTTVTA
- a CDS encoding IS5 family transposase (programmed frameshift) → MARPKPWEVDDEFWAVIEPLLPKVERRPRHPGRKRHPDRLVFQGILLVLHTGIAWEHLPQELGFGSGMTCWRRLAEWTEAGVWPRLHEELLAKLRGANALDFSLAAVDGSHIRALKGGSKTGRSPVDRGRTGSKHHLITDATGIPLAVTLTGGNRNDVTQLIPLLQAVPPVRGKRGRPRRRPDVVLGDRGYDHDKYRRLVWGLGVKPRIARRGTEHGSGLGTQRWVVERAFAHLHWFRRLRIRWEIRDDIHEAFLSLACSLICWRRLKALLLS
- a CDS encoding IS5 family transposase (programmed frameshift) — protein: MVVGLAVGKRQSRPWIVSDELWSLIEPLLPAPAPKQVEGRPRVPDRQALCGILFVLHTGIQWEYLPQELGFGSGMTCWRRLAAWNDAGVWDQLHLVLLKKLRIAKKLDWSRAVIDSSHVRAARRGPKGGPSPVDRARPGSKHHLIVDGQGIPLAVSLTGGNRNDVTQLIPLLKKIPSVAGLVGRPRNRPDTLLGDRGYDHDKYRRLVWALGVKPVIARRGVPHGSGLGVYRWVVERTIAWLHGFRRLRIRWERRDDIHEAFLGLATCLITHRHVQRLC
- a CDS encoding NACHT domain-containing protein encodes the protein MTRALRWLITGLVVACAAGWALIELLRGGQNASDTSSIVSMVLAAVGLAVALAGWEAARKALPQREDSLKFAQSAAETLAKRILAAERKEFRALVGKDEERLTLTFTRRPSDELPGTGPERGQVEGSGPVAEAGLPGIAAYYRACSKPRLVVTGAPGAGKTVLSVQLVRDLIDKRGPDEPVPVRVPLAEWDMKVPFEKLLIGRVIRAGTSEERAKWMVGNGLVLPVLDGLDEMDPGRTDNDGNPLYGPDGQQLPDPEAPRALAALSLLSDHGDTVSEFPLVLLCRTAHYDALPRLKRLEHAVGVDIDPLDHEHVAAHLTTVFKDEERWQRFTRGLPASELLRETLATPWWLFLVKAVYHRRGDPSELFAHATAPALKDHLLSLFIPAVVDLRPSRYHAERVRGWLAVIACHLRDGPPAGERVDIHRPRLWPIAGVDRVRYTDAVAAALVFLGLVLPLMLVRERPEPWLFAAAGLGAVLVAWDVSRQGGDFPMCAPWGRVFSGTTLHLVVDTVPVGLVLGGLGGLAALPVAWLADGLGLGSLVSFLPALAMFWSVLLGLKIVRGSGVTHTFTGTYPPDVNAAVRWRHVLRGDLLYGCLVFVVAGLSMAVARWVLSFSDVLVLSSAPAFDALTFGLMAAALRWVVDFGGGRRYLVFLLCLRGRLPYRLGRFLRWSHEGGLLRTSGGAYQFRHREFQRWVAQRT
- a CDS encoding IS110 family transposase, yielding MLAEHVDGVIGVDTHRDTLAAAAVSPIGAVLASTDSPANARGYQLLLDFAHQHVPGRRCWALEGTGSYGAGLAAFLDAAGESVVEVCRPKRPVIRGGRKTDMLDAVRAAREALATEHLIHPRRRGEREALRVLLTTRQSAVLASTAAINLLKALIISAPDELRVELRGLKSKDQVAHCAKLRDRPTQSIEHRMTVRALRSAGQRIEALRSEAKELELELLALVRTVAPELLALQGIGPISAAQILISWSHAGRFRSEAAFAAFAGVAPIPASSGLTNRHRINRSGDRQLNRALHTITLIRIRLDPITRAYVARRISEGKTARDAQRCLKRAICRQLFKLLERGDQRTRRITADDLPQAA